A single genomic interval of Streptomyces graminofaciens harbors:
- a CDS encoding cyclase family protein has translation MTTTPSPSRAGIRVASSPWGPDDQLGALNLLSPLAQAEVLARADGRHVYDLSVDYFVGMPSFQAAGDPAYQIYMSHTPAGTAVDNLNGVGEETNRHVCYSGDVVFMYTHTGTHIDALNHFGVDGKIYNGFTPDEHLGSRHWTKGGAEQIPPIITRAVLFDVAGLKGVECLPPSYAITVDDLRACLDSAGTELKQGEVALIRTGRMAYWPDKTKVLGNPPGLGLEAARWLTAQGIAAVGADQECIEVGPSEHEDNWLPGHCHFLAEAGVPMIELLNLEELSRDGHTELCLIAAPIRLRGASGAPLRPLALPLRPVSTADGGTS, from the coding sequence GTGACCACCACCCCTTCGCCGTCCCGCGCCGGAATCCGGGTCGCCTCAAGCCCCTGGGGCCCCGACGACCAGCTCGGTGCACTGAACCTGCTGTCGCCCTTGGCGCAGGCCGAGGTACTGGCCCGGGCGGACGGCCGCCACGTGTACGACCTCAGCGTCGACTACTTCGTGGGCATGCCGAGCTTCCAGGCCGCCGGCGACCCCGCCTACCAGATCTACATGAGTCACACGCCGGCCGGTACGGCGGTCGACAATCTCAACGGCGTCGGCGAGGAGACCAACCGCCACGTCTGCTACTCCGGCGACGTGGTGTTCATGTACACCCACACCGGAACACACATCGACGCGCTTAACCACTTTGGTGTGGACGGCAAGATCTACAACGGCTTCACCCCGGATGAGCATTTGGGGAGCCGGCACTGGACCAAGGGCGGCGCCGAGCAGATCCCGCCGATCATCACACGTGCCGTCCTCTTCGACGTGGCCGGGCTCAAGGGCGTGGAGTGTCTGCCCCCGTCCTATGCGATCACCGTGGATGACCTGCGCGCCTGCCTGGACTCGGCCGGTACCGAGCTCAAGCAGGGCGAGGTGGCTTTGATCCGCACAGGCCGGATGGCGTACTGGCCCGACAAGACCAAGGTTCTCGGCAACCCGCCCGGGCTCGGTCTGGAGGCCGCACGCTGGCTCACCGCTCAGGGGATCGCCGCAGTGGGCGCGGACCAGGAGTGTATCGAGGTCGGTCCCTCGGAGCACGAGGACAACTGGCTGCCCGGCCATTGCCACTTCCTCGCCGAGGCTGGTGTGCCGATGATCGAGCTGCTGAACCTTGAGGAGCTCTCGCGTGACGGTCACACCGAGCTCTGTCTGATCGCGGCGCCGATCCGTCTCCGCGGCGCCAGCGGAGCTCCCCTGCGCCCGCTGGCGCTGCCGCTGCGTCCCGTCTCCACAGCGGACGGCGGCACGTCATGA
- a CDS encoding Dabb family protein, producing MIRHVFMWQVADGNDPEEVVALLNTLKGLPSLRSWELGKHTGDPGDNGTPWDGVLINDFDDWQGLEDYSVDPLHAEVVDKLLPKLAERAVVDFEKESAA from the coding sequence GTGATCAGGCACGTTTTCATGTGGCAGGTAGCCGACGGCAACGACCCGGAAGAGGTCGTCGCCCTGCTGAACACGCTCAAGGGTCTGCCGAGCCTGCGGAGCTGGGAGCTGGGCAAGCACACCGGCGACCCGGGCGACAACGGCACCCCGTGGGACGGCGTGCTCATCAACGACTTCGACGACTGGCAGGGCCTGGAGGACTACTCCGTCGACCCGCTGCACGCCGAGGTGGTCGACAAGCTGCTGCCCAAGCTTGCCGAACGGGCCGTCGTCGACTTCGAGAAGGAGTCGGCCGCGTGA
- a CDS encoding (2Fe-2S)-binding protein, translating to MSRHIEVEVNGQRYARSVEPRLLLSDFIRHDLRLTGTHVGCEHGVCGACTVLLDGEPVRACLMLAVQADGHSVRTVEDLAEDGELNPLQEAFRACHGLQCGFCTPGFLMTLQPVVDAGVKLTDDEVREVISGNLCRCTGYQQIVEAAQLALAGESAGADGEADPSPYPSGGKG from the coding sequence ATGAGCAGGCACATCGAGGTCGAGGTCAACGGGCAGCGGTACGCGCGCAGCGTCGAGCCCAGGCTCTTGTTGTCCGACTTCATCCGTCACGACCTGCGGCTGACCGGGACCCACGTCGGCTGTGAGCACGGCGTGTGCGGCGCTTGTACCGTCCTCCTTGACGGTGAGCCGGTCCGAGCCTGCCTGATGCTGGCCGTCCAGGCCGACGGGCACAGCGTCCGCACGGTGGAGGACCTGGCTGAGGACGGGGAGCTCAACCCCCTCCAGGAGGCGTTCCGTGCCTGTCACGGCCTGCAGTGCGGCTTCTGCACACCCGGCTTCCTCATGACGCTCCAACCGGTGGTGGACGCAGGCGTCAAGCTCACGGACGACGAGGTGCGCGAGGTCATCTCCGGCAACCTCTGCCGGTGCACGGGTTACCAGCAGATCGTCGAGGCCGCACAGCTCGCCCTGGCCGGCGAGTCCGCCGGGGCTGACGGCGAAGCGGACCCCAGTCCGTATCCGTCGGGCGGCAAGGGCTGA
- a CDS encoding FAD binding domain-containing protein yields MKPPPFAYESPESLDSALAVLADAGDDAKPLAGGQSLIPLLNLRFASPAMLVDLNRLVDLEYVRVDGDTLRIGALTRHSTVEHSPDVAEHHPLLAQAMRFVAHPQVRNRGTIGGTVAHADPAAEVPLVMLLSDARFTACSIRGEREIAARDFFLSIYTTTLEPDEIITEVSLPITPRRHDRARASSFREFARRHGDYAIGGAAAIVELDADGVCTDVRIGLLGAGGTPVEAGAGARAALVGSPVTAESVRAAAHEATADISPPPTLHGDVGYRTTVIAEMAMRALRGATNTAKEALA; encoded by the coding sequence GTGAAGCCACCACCGTTCGCATACGAGTCACCGGAGTCGCTCGACTCCGCCCTCGCCGTGCTCGCCGATGCGGGCGACGACGCCAAGCCACTGGCCGGAGGCCAGAGCCTCATACCGCTGTTGAACCTGCGCTTCGCTTCTCCTGCGATGCTCGTCGATCTGAATCGCCTGGTCGATCTGGAATACGTACGCGTCGACGGCGACACGTTGCGCATCGGGGCACTGACCCGCCACAGCACGGTGGAGCACAGCCCTGACGTCGCGGAGCACCACCCCCTCCTTGCCCAGGCCATGCGCTTCGTCGCGCACCCGCAGGTGCGCAATCGCGGAACCATCGGCGGCACCGTCGCGCACGCGGACCCCGCCGCCGAGGTACCCCTCGTCATGCTGCTCTCCGACGCGCGCTTCACGGCGTGCTCGATCCGTGGCGAGCGCGAGATCGCCGCCAGAGACTTCTTCCTGTCCATCTACACGACGACCCTGGAGCCGGACGAGATCATCACTGAGGTATCCCTACCGATCACTCCGCGGCGCCACGATCGGGCCCGGGCGAGCTCTTTCCGGGAGTTCGCACGGCGGCATGGCGACTACGCCATCGGGGGTGCGGCGGCCATCGTCGAACTGGACGCGGACGGTGTCTGCACCGACGTCCGGATCGGTCTGCTCGGTGCCGGGGGGACTCCTGTCGAGGCGGGCGCCGGGGCGCGTGCCGCCCTGGTCGGATCACCGGTCACCGCTGAGTCGGTCCGCGCTGCGGCACATGAGGCGACCGCGGACATCAGTCCCCCGCCCACGTTGCACGGGGACGTCGGTTACCGCACCACCGTGATCGCCGAGATGGCGATGCGTGCCCTGAGGGGCGCGACGAACACCGCGAAGGAGGCGCTGGCATGA
- a CDS encoding PucR family transcriptional regulator, with protein sequence MADAIQHRLREEVPEYYAHDDPRIAASEAETIVSSLRSILDGLTENREPPLQASDVTLREARLAAQANLDLHALLHTSRVAQAYLWDVFLEVANVQIPDDEERLAVLRRVSKFHFDWNDRVAASVIDAYQKEYSAFYLQGRDRKRRAMVRDILAGLPVETASLGYQLRGRHLALIAWGSSPEAAVKRIATVFGWQVLTVVGSDDTVLGWIGRPGTKPTGDEDLSSVDLGPDTYVACGQYANDVEGFRLSHRQARQAHRVARVRSRQVTWYHDVALEALVLRDLTAARDFVFQELGPLHATGERARVLRTTLRAYFASGQNAASTATVIGVHERTVAYRLRSIEKWLGVSVSARRDELSVALRLFELLESQSDTDPEAPAEAPLLGPLL encoded by the coding sequence GTGGCTGACGCGATCCAGCACCGTCTGAGGGAAGAGGTGCCGGAGTACTACGCACACGACGACCCGCGCATTGCGGCTTCTGAGGCCGAGACGATCGTTTCGTCCCTTCGAAGCATTCTCGACGGGCTCACGGAGAACCGGGAGCCTCCCCTCCAGGCCTCCGATGTCACGCTGCGCGAGGCACGGCTTGCGGCGCAGGCCAACCTGGATCTCCACGCGCTGCTGCACACCTCCCGAGTGGCTCAGGCGTACCTCTGGGACGTGTTCCTGGAGGTCGCCAATGTGCAGATTCCGGACGACGAGGAGCGGCTCGCCGTGCTCCGGAGGGTCAGCAAGTTCCACTTCGACTGGAACGACCGGGTCGCCGCCTCGGTCATCGACGCTTATCAGAAGGAATACAGCGCCTTCTACCTTCAGGGGCGCGACCGTAAGCGCCGTGCCATGGTCCGCGACATCCTGGCCGGGCTTCCGGTCGAGACGGCGTCGCTCGGCTACCAGCTGCGGGGACGGCACCTCGCCCTCATCGCCTGGGGCAGTTCGCCGGAAGCCGCGGTGAAGCGGATCGCGACGGTGTTCGGCTGGCAGGTGCTCACTGTCGTGGGCTCCGACGACACGGTCCTGGGCTGGATCGGTCGCCCCGGCACCAAGCCCACTGGTGACGAGGACTTGTCCAGCGTGGACCTGGGTCCCGACACGTACGTGGCCTGCGGCCAGTACGCCAATGACGTCGAGGGTTTCCGGCTCAGTCATCGGCAGGCTCGGCAGGCGCACCGGGTCGCCCGGGTGCGCTCCCGGCAGGTGACCTGGTACCACGATGTCGCCCTGGAAGCCCTCGTGCTGCGTGATCTCACGGCAGCGCGCGACTTCGTCTTCCAGGAACTGGGCCCGTTGCACGCGACCGGTGAGCGGGCCCGGGTGCTGCGTACCACTCTGCGCGCCTATTTCGCCAGCGGTCAGAACGCGGCATCCACCGCCACGGTCATCGGCGTGCACGAGCGCACGGTTGCCTACCGACTGCGTTCCATCGAGAAATGGCTCGGCGTGTCGGTCTCCGCGCGTCGGGACGAGCTCTCCGTGGCGCTGCGGCTCTTCGAACTCCTGGAGTCCCAGAGCGACACAGACCCGGAAGCGCCCGCCGAAGCGCCCCTCCTCGGGCCTCTCCTGTAA
- a CDS encoding cupin domain-containing protein, whose protein sequence is MEQPFMSKPSAMSAQATTPLETWQPEGVTIRSGDPAGRGFTLFEDYSDGARGTGFFECDPAVTEYTLEYNEFIYVIEGEARIVLDDGSAVEVGPGDCAFLPKGHLSTWTFKTKFKEFWVLCD, encoded by the coding sequence ATGGAGCAGCCGTTCATGTCGAAGCCCAGTGCGATGTCGGCGCAGGCGACCACACCCTTGGAGACCTGGCAACCGGAGGGCGTGACGATCCGGTCCGGAGATCCCGCCGGCCGTGGATTCACTTTGTTCGAGGACTACAGCGACGGCGCCCGAGGCACCGGATTCTTCGAGTGTGACCCGGCTGTCACGGAGTACACGCTCGAATACAACGAGTTCATCTATGTCATTGAGGGAGAAGCGCGCATTGTCCTGGACGACGGGAGTGCCGTCGAAGTGGGGCCGGGGGACTGCGCCTTTCTGCCCAAGGGGCATCTCTCCACCTGGACCTTCAAGACCAAGTTCAAGGAATTCTGGGTGCTCTGCGACTGA
- a CDS encoding SURF1 family protein, which produces MYRFLLTPRWWGINVFVLLAVPFCVFMGSWQLSRFEGRVHDSRVAAEQAASDRHETARPLDGMLPVDRSTAGRRRVTASGTYGKQFLVPGRELDGKHGFYVLSLLRTGSGKALPVVRGWLPGKADAAKAPVPPAGEVTVTGVLEAPETPGDNGVSAQSGLPAGQTPAISSASLVNLVPYKLYDAWITLDKADSGMKAVPATAPANTGLDLKAFQNLGYTGEWFVFAGFVVFMWFRMLRRELEFSRETAPDPVSQGGQERAAV; this is translated from the coding sequence GTGTACCGGTTTCTGCTGACACCCCGCTGGTGGGGTATCAACGTCTTCGTGCTGCTCGCCGTCCCGTTCTGCGTCTTCATGGGGTCGTGGCAGTTGAGCCGCTTCGAGGGGCGGGTGCACGACAGTCGCGTCGCGGCCGAACAAGCCGCCTCCGACAGGCACGAGACGGCACGCCCGCTGGACGGCATGCTGCCCGTCGACAGGAGTACAGCGGGACGCCGCCGGGTCACCGCGAGCGGCACGTACGGCAAGCAGTTTCTCGTGCCGGGCCGGGAACTGGACGGCAAGCACGGCTTTTACGTGCTCTCCCTGCTGCGCACCGGCTCCGGCAAGGCTCTTCCCGTGGTCCGGGGCTGGCTGCCAGGGAAGGCTGATGCGGCGAAGGCACCCGTCCCGCCCGCTGGTGAGGTCACCGTCACTGGCGTGCTGGAGGCACCCGAGACCCCGGGGGACAACGGGGTCAGCGCCCAGAGCGGGCTGCCTGCCGGGCAGACGCCGGCGATCAGCTCCGCCTCGCTGGTGAACCTCGTGCCGTACAAGCTGTACGACGCCTGGATCACCCTCGACAAGGCCGACTCGGGGATGAAAGCAGTGCCCGCGACCGCCCCGGCCAACACAGGCCTGGACCTGAAGGCGTTCCAGAATCTCGGCTACACCGGTGAGTGGTTCGTCTTCGCGGGCTTCGTGGTCTTCATGTGGTTCCGGATGCTGCGCCGTGAGCTGGAGTTCTCCCGGGAGACGGCGCCGGATCCGGTATCGCAGGGAGGTCAGGAGCGGGCGGCGGTCTGA
- a CDS encoding carbon-nitrogen family hydrolase, which translates to MRIALLQVASPAEESPDDRRTRVGRMVAEARGADLVVLPELWAAGYFAFESYEERAESLEGPTVAAGRRWARDLGAHVHVGSIVERGPDGSLYNTAVLVAPDGTITHTYRKVHVFGYASREAELLTPGDALEVAPTPFGPLGATTCYDLRFPELWRGLVDLGAKTVVVPAAWPAARREHWQLFTTCRAVEEQVLVIACNAVGIQEGGVVLGGHSRVVDPWGRVLAEAGTEEGLTFCEVDADVVDTVRSQFPVLRDRRWPAVDAPGGVPAL; encoded by the coding sequence ATGAGAATCGCTCTGCTGCAAGTAGCCAGCCCCGCGGAGGAGTCGCCGGATGACCGGCGCACACGGGTCGGCCGGATGGTCGCCGAGGCCCGCGGCGCGGACCTGGTCGTCCTCCCGGAACTGTGGGCCGCCGGCTACTTCGCCTTCGAGTCCTACGAGGAACGCGCCGAGTCCCTGGAAGGTCCAACCGTCGCTGCCGGTCGCAGATGGGCTCGGGACCTGGGCGCCCACGTGCATGTGGGCAGCATCGTGGAGCGCGGCCCTGACGGAAGCCTGTACAACACGGCTGTGCTCGTCGCCCCGGACGGGACGATCACCCACACCTACCGCAAGGTGCACGTCTTCGGCTACGCCTCTCGCGAGGCCGAGCTGCTCACCCCGGGCGATGCGCTCGAGGTGGCCCCCACGCCGTTCGGCCCGCTGGGCGCCACGACGTGCTACGACCTGCGCTTCCCGGAACTGTGGCGAGGGCTCGTCGATCTAGGGGCGAAGACGGTCGTGGTGCCCGCTGCCTGGCCTGCGGCCCGCCGCGAACACTGGCAGCTGTTCACGACCTGCCGGGCGGTGGAGGAGCAGGTCCTGGTGATCGCCTGCAATGCGGTGGGAATTCAGGAAGGAGGGGTCGTGCTGGGCGGTCACAGCCGCGTCGTCGATCCCTGGGGTAGGGTCCTCGCCGAGGCGGGAACCGAGGAGGGGCTCACGTTCTGCGAAGTCGACGCCGATGTGGTCGACACGGTCCGTTCGCAGTTCCCGGTTCTACGGGATCGTCGCTGGCCGGCCGTGGACGCACCTGGCGGAGTGCCCGCGCTCTGA
- a CDS encoding NAD(P)H-binding protein encodes MSRILVIGASGKTGRHVVAGLVSRGATVRAASRNPEQLDVTGADTERFDWHDESTWGPALDGVDGVYLVKPESADVVKVVGRFLDAVKAVRATRLVFLSECAAQTRPGDVTERQMELAVESSDLEWTILRPSWFMQDIVDEYFFGPMVRDDRIIVMTTGGSATAWIDARDIAEVAAEVLVNGGAAGQALDLTGPDALTLDQLAERITAVADSPVTGVEESLREAETRMRADGLDEGFVAYMTRIAESIIAGETATVTGEVERVTGRPPRDIDAFLAEQAGQLRPSGKARAEMDAEQTLQRARDNEALFRRLISAWARTDLDDLIDCFADDMVYTDMPFPDEPVRGKAAFREHVKRYNALFADGQVEVEFVTLVATSTNVVGELLCRARYVGPGAPEGGVPVRWYATLVDTVMDGRVVSEHVYFDPTAFDKAVAQAA; translated from the coding sequence GTGAGCCGAATCCTGGTCATCGGCGCCAGTGGCAAGACTGGGCGACACGTCGTAGCAGGCCTGGTGTCCCGAGGCGCCACGGTACGGGCCGCCTCGCGCAACCCTGAGCAACTCGACGTGACGGGGGCCGATACCGAGCGGTTCGACTGGCATGACGAGTCGACGTGGGGCCCCGCGCTCGACGGCGTCGACGGTGTGTACCTCGTGAAGCCCGAGTCCGCGGATGTCGTCAAGGTGGTGGGCAGGTTCCTGGACGCCGTGAAGGCCGTCCGCGCCACCCGCCTCGTGTTCCTCTCCGAGTGCGCGGCCCAGACCCGGCCCGGCGACGTCACCGAGCGGCAGATGGAGCTGGCGGTGGAGTCCAGCGACTTGGAGTGGACGATCCTGCGCCCGAGCTGGTTCATGCAGGACATCGTCGATGAGTACTTCTTCGGCCCCATGGTCCGCGACGACCGGATCATCGTCATGACCACCGGTGGCTCTGCCACCGCGTGGATCGACGCCCGCGACATCGCGGAGGTCGCGGCGGAGGTGCTCGTCAACGGCGGGGCGGCTGGTCAGGCGCTCGACCTCACCGGTCCGGACGCACTGACCCTGGACCAGCTCGCCGAGCGCATCACCGCGGTCGCCGACAGCCCCGTCACGGGTGTCGAGGAGAGCCTCCGTGAGGCCGAGACGCGCATGCGCGCCGACGGGCTCGACGAAGGTTTCGTCGCCTACATGACCCGAATCGCCGAGAGCATCATCGCAGGGGAGACGGCCACCGTCACGGGTGAGGTCGAGCGGGTGACCGGTCGTCCGCCACGCGATATCGACGCGTTTCTGGCGGAGCAAGCAGGGCAGCTACGACCGTCCGGGAAAGCGCGGGCCGAGATGGACGCCGAGCAGACACTGCAGCGTGCGCGCGACAACGAGGCCCTCTTCCGGCGCCTGATCTCCGCATGGGCGCGCACCGACCTCGACGACCTGATCGACTGCTTCGCGGATGACATGGTCTATACGGACATGCCGTTCCCGGACGAGCCGGTGCGAGGCAAGGCGGCCTTCCGAGAGCACGTGAAGCGTTACAACGCCCTGTTCGCCGATGGTCAGGTCGAGGTGGAGTTCGTGACACTGGTCGCGACCAGCACCAACGTCGTCGGGGAGCTGTTGTGCAGGGCCCGGTACGTCGGACCCGGCGCGCCGGAGGGCGGCGTCCCAGTCAGGTGGTACGCCACGCTCGTGGACACGGTCATGGACGGCAGGGTCGTCTCCGAGCACGTCTACTTCGATCCCACCGCGTTCGACAAGGCAGTCGCGCAAGCAGCCTGA
- a CDS encoding NAD(P)/FAD-dependent oxidoreductase yields the protein MHDYSPSLTDLTLWHDEAGGDWGPKEVLDRDHHVDVAIVGGGYTGLWTAYYLAKTDPSLRIAVLESHFVGFGASGRNGGWCSAIFPASLRKVAGVSSRDAAVRMQRTMNDTVREIQDVVVAEGIDCDFQSGGYLGVARNPAQWVRAQREVAGWRDWGFGSDHMRLLETEELVDRVRMSDALGATFTPHCAALQPAKLARGLADTVRAAGVRIYEDTHVRRIAPRTLDTNRGRITADVVVRATEGYTAQLPGARRDVVPMYSLMVATEPLPDAVWEEIGLHDRATFSDKRHLRIYGQRTADGRLAFGGRGAPYHFASRVESTFDNDPAVHAMLRHILVELFPAVRGVRFTHAWGGNLGIPRDWVPSVTYDRRTGLAQASGYVGDGVATANLAGRTLAAEILDLDSDIRSLPWVGHRSPKWEPEPLRWLGVNAGTLAFTVADRTEQRSGRPSRLATNFWRVLGH from the coding sequence ATGCACGACTACAGCCCTTCCCTCACAGATCTGACCCTCTGGCACGATGAGGCGGGAGGTGACTGGGGCCCCAAGGAGGTCCTGGACCGTGACCACCACGTCGATGTGGCGATCGTCGGCGGCGGATACACCGGGCTGTGGACGGCCTACTACCTCGCCAAGACCGACCCCTCGCTCCGTATCGCGGTGCTGGAAAGCCACTTCGTCGGTTTCGGAGCCTCGGGCCGCAACGGCGGATGGTGCTCCGCCATTTTCCCCGCCAGCCTGCGGAAGGTCGCGGGCGTCAGTTCCCGTGACGCGGCCGTCCGTATGCAGCGGACCATGAACGACACTGTGCGAGAGATCCAGGACGTCGTCGTCGCGGAAGGCATCGACTGCGACTTCCAGTCCGGCGGCTATCTGGGCGTGGCGAGGAACCCGGCCCAGTGGGTGCGGGCGCAACGGGAGGTGGCCGGCTGGCGGGACTGGGGCTTCGGAAGCGATCACATGCGGCTCCTGGAGACCGAGGAGTTGGTGGACCGGGTGCGCATGTCCGATGCCCTCGGTGCAACCTTCACACCACACTGTGCGGCGTTGCAGCCGGCCAAGCTGGCCCGCGGGCTGGCCGACACCGTCCGAGCAGCCGGGGTGCGAATCTACGAAGACACCCACGTGCGCAGAATCGCCCCCCGCACGCTCGACACCAACCGTGGCCGGATCACGGCCGATGTCGTCGTCCGTGCCACGGAGGGGTACACCGCCCAACTCCCGGGCGCGCGGCGCGACGTGGTGCCGATGTATTCCTTGATGGTGGCGACAGAGCCCCTGCCGGACGCTGTCTGGGAGGAGATCGGATTGCATGATCGCGCCACCTTCAGCGACAAGCGCCACCTGCGCATCTACGGGCAGCGCACGGCGGACGGTCGTCTCGCCTTCGGTGGGCGCGGCGCTCCCTACCACTTCGCCTCACGGGTGGAAAGCACTTTCGACAATGATCCCGCCGTCCACGCCATGCTCCGTCACATTCTGGTGGAGCTGTTCCCAGCAGTCCGTGGGGTGCGGTTCACCCATGCCTGGGGCGGCAACCTCGGAATCCCCCGGGACTGGGTCCCCTCTGTGACGTACGACCGCCGCACAGGGCTCGCTCAGGCGAGCGGATACGTCGGGGACGGAGTCGCCACCGCGAATCTCGCCGGCCGTACGCTGGCCGCCGAGATCCTCGACCTGGACAGTGACATCCGGTCACTTCCCTGGGTCGGCCATCGCTCACCGAAGTGGGAACCGGAACCCCTGCGCTGGCTGGGAGTGAACGCCGGTACACTGGCCTTCACCGTGGCCGACCGCACGGAACAGCGTTCGGGCCGCCCCTCCCGCCTCGCCACAAACTTCTGGCGAGTGCTGGGCCACTGA